In Amycolatopsis sp. FBCC-B4732, the genomic stretch ATCAGCATGCCGACGCCGGTGATGAGCAGCACGAACGTCAGCGACAGCGCGTCGATCCGGAGCCCGAAGTCGATCTGCAGCGCGCCGGCCGGGATCCACGAATACAGCTTGGTGTCCGTCGTGGTGCCCGTGTTCGCGGTGAAGAACAGGATCAGGCCCCAGACGAAGGCCAGCGTGACGGTGGCGGTGCCGAGCAGATGCCCCCAGGCCTTCGCCCGCTTGCCCGCCAGCAGGAGGATCAGGGCGCCGAGGCCAGGCAAGGCCACCAGCAGCGACGATGATGCGGTCACTCGGGGGTCTCCTAGTACTTCAGCAGGTTGGTGTCGTCGACCGAAGCCGAGCGCCGGGTGCGGAAGATGGCCATGATGATCGCCAGGCCGACCACGACCTCGGCGGCCGCGACGACCATCACGAAGAACGCCATGATCTGGCCGTCGAGCCCGCCGTTGATCCGGGCGAACGTGACCAGCGACAGGTTCACGGCGTTGAGCATCAGCTCGATGCACATGAACACGACGATCGCGTTGCGCCGCACCAGCACGCCGACCGCGCCGAGCGCGAACAGCAGCGCCGACAGCAGCAGGTAGTACGTCGGGGTCATGCCTTCTCCCCTTCGGATTCCGAGCTGTCCGAGCCGACCAGCGCGTGCGCGTCCGGGTGCTCGACGTCGTCGGCGACGAGCTTGCGTTCCTTCGCCAGCTCGATCGCCGAGGTGGACTCGATGATCGCCGAGAGCGACTCCGGGGCGATCGAGCCGTCCGGCAGCAGCGCCGGCGTCGCCACCGAGTTGGCGGTGGCGAAGACGCCCGGGCCGGGCAGCGGCGAGGGCCGGTCGTGCTCACCGCGGAAGCGGGCGACGACCAGTTCCTTCTGCGTGCGCTTCCCGCCCTTGGCGTGCCGGTCGGTGAACGCCAGCACCATCGCGCCGATCGCGGCGGTGATGAGCAGCGCCGACGTCAGCTCGAACGGGAACAGGTAGTCGGTGAAGATCAGCTTGCCGAGGCCCTTGGGACCGCCGCCGGCCGCCGTCGTCGAGTCGAGCGGCGTCGCCGGGGTGACGTTCTCCATCGCCCGGTAGATGCCGGTGGCCAGCAGCGCGGCCATCCCGACGCCGAGCACGGTCGCCGCCAGCCGCTGGCCGCGGAGGACTTCGACGACCGAGTCGGAGCTCTCGCGGCCGACCAGCATCAGCACGAACAGGAACAGCATCATGATCGCGCCGGTGTAGACGATGATCTGCGTGAAGCCCAGGAACGGCGCCGACTGGATCATGTACAGCGCGCCCAGGCTCAGCATCGTCAGGACCAGCCACAGCGCCGAGTGCACGGCGTTGCGGGAGAAGATCATGCCGAGCGCGCCGAGCAGGCACAGCGGGCCGAGGATCCAGAACGCGACGGCCTCGCCGGTGGTGACGCCGGCCGCGGCACCCGTCGGGGCCTGGGCCAGGAGGGCGGTGATCACTGGACGCCCTCCCCGCGCGCGAGTTCGGGCCCGTTCACGTAGTAGTCCTGCTCGTTCTCACCGAGCCGCATCGGGTGCGGCGGCTGCTCCATGCCGGGCAGGAGCGGCGCGAGGAGGTCTTCCTTCGTGTAGATCAGCCGCTGGCGGTCGTCGTCGGCCAGCTCGTAGAAGTTGATCATCGTCAGCGACCGCGTCGGGCACGCCTCGATGCAGAGGCCGCAGCCGATGCAGCGCAGGTAGTTGATCTGGTAGTCCGCGCCGTACCGCTCACCCGGCGAGAACCGGGCTTCCTCGGTGTTGTCACCGCCCTCGACGAAGATCGCGTCCGCCGGGCACGCCCAGGCGCACAGCTCGCAGCCGACGCACTTTTCGAGGCCGTCCGGGTGGCGGTTCAGCTGGTGGCGTCCGTGGTACCGCGGGGCGGCGGGGGCGCCGGCCTCGGGGTACTCCTCGGTGGCGACCTTCTTGAACATCATCCCGAAGGTGACGCCGAAGCCCTTGACGGGATCAAGAAACCCCATCTTGCGCTCCTTCCTTTGCGGTACCGACGGCCGCCGGCTTGCGGCGGGCCGCCTTCGCCTCGGCCTTGGCCAGGGCCTTCTGACGCGGGGTGGTCTGCGGGACCTTGAGGTCCAGCGGCGGGACCGGGAAACCGCCGCCGGTCACCGGAACGGTCTCGCTCTCCTCTTCGCGGCCCGACGCGCGGACGTAGAAGAACAGGGCGACGACGATGAAGATGGCGACCGCGGCGATGATGATGGACGCGGTGTTCCAGGCGATGACCTTCGCGAAGGTCACCATGATGATCCACACCAGGTTCAGCGGGACCAGGACCTTCCAGCCCAGGCGCATGAACTGGTCGTAGCGCAGGCGGGGCAGCGTGCCGCGCAGCCAGATGAACCCGAACAGCAGGACGAACATCTTCGCGAAGAACCACAGCACCGGCCACCAGCCGGTGTTGAGCACGTTGTTCCCGATCAGCGACAGCGGCCACGGGGCCATCCAGCCGCCGAGGAACAGCGTCGTCGCGAACGCCGAGACGATCACCATGTTGACGTACTCGGCGAGGAAGAACATCGCGAACTTCATCGAGCTGTACTCGGTGTGGAAGCCGCCGACCAGCTCCGACTCGGCCTCGGGGAGGTCGAACGGGGCGCGGTTGGTCTCGCCGACCATCGAGATCAGGTAGATCACGAAGCTCGGGACCAGGTACAGGAACCACGCCGGCTGCTGCTTGCCGACGATGTCGGCCAGGTCGAGCGAGCCGGCCTGCAGGATCACCGCGACGATCGAGAGACCCATCGCGATCTCGTACGAGATCACCTGCGCCGCGCTGCGCATGCCGCCGAGCAGCGGGTACGGCGAGCCGGACGCCCAGCCGGCGAGCACGATGCCGTAGACGCCGATCGAGGAGCAGGCCAGGATCACCAGCGCGCTGACCGGCAGGTCGAGCAGCTGGAGCACGGTCCGCTCGCCGAAGATCGACACGACCGGGCCGAACGGGATGGCCGACAGCGCGATCAGCGACGGCACCACGCACAGGACCGGCGCGAGGAAGTACACCTTGCGGTCGGCCGTGTCCGGGATGATCTGTTCCTTGAACGGCAGCTTGATCGCGTCCGCCAGGGACTGCAGGTAGCCGCCCGGGCCGACCCGGTTGGGGCCGGGCCGGTTCTGCATCCGGCCGACGGCCTTGCGCTCCCAGACGATCAGGAAGATCGTGAAGATCGGCCCGATCAGCAGGATGACCACGCACTTCAGCAGGATCAGCCACAACGGGTCGTCCGCCAGCAGCGCCGCCCGCGTGGCCGCGTCCGGGACACTGCCCACGGCCGCTTCGGTCAGCAACGGTGTCACTGTTCACCCCCAGCAAGGTTCACCAGGGCACCGTGGCCGGCACCGAGGGTCTTGAACACGGCGGAGCCGTCGGAGTTGCCCGGCAGCCACACGACACCGTCGGGCAGGTCCGCGATCTCCACCGGCAGCGTGATCGCACCGCGCTCGGTGCTCACCTTCACGGTGACGCCCAGACCTTCGGCCGTCTTCGCGGACAACCGCGCGACCGGCGTGCGCTGAGTGCCCTTCAGGTGCGGCTCGCCGTCCTGCAGCGAACCGTTGTCGATCAGCTGGCGCCAGGTCGACAGGACCGCCTGGCCCGCGCCCGGCGTCACCGGGGCCGGCACCTCGACGGCGACGTGGCTCCAGTTCAGCGCCGAAGCCTTGCCCAGCTTCTCGAAGTCGCCGCGGGCGGCGGCCGGCGTCTGCGTGAACAGGTCGGCGTCCATCTCGACGGCGAGGGTATCGAGCACCCGGCAGTCCGGCAGGGCGCCGGTGCCTTCGAGGGTGACGTCGAACGGGCGGGTGCGGCCCTCCCAGTTGAGGTAGCTGCCGGCCTTCTCGTCCGACGCCGCCACCGGGAGCACGACGTCCGCGCGCTCGGTCACCGCGCTGTGGCGCAGTTCGAGGCTGACGACGAAGCCGGCGGTGTCCAGCGCGCGCAGCGCCAGCTCCGGGTCCGGCAGGTCGTACGGGTCGACGCCGCCGACGACCAGGCCGCCGAGCTCGCGGCCCGAAGCGGCCTCGAGGATGCCGGTGGTGTCGCGGCCCGGCGTGGCCGGGACCGGGACGCCCCAAGCGTTTTCGACGGCGACGCGGGCGGCGTCGTCGGTGACGCGGCGGCCGCCCGGCAGCAGCGTCGGGACGCAGCCGGCCTGCAGCGCGCCGCGGTCGCCGGCCCGGCGCGGGATCCACGCGAGCCGGACGCCGGTGCGCTCCACCAGGTCCTGCAGCGCCGAGAACAGGCCGGGCACCTGGGCGGCGCGCTCGCCGACCAGGACGACCGAGCCGTCGCCGCGCAGGGCCTCGTCGAGGTCCGGCGCGTGCTTGGCGATGCCGTCGATGGCCGCGGCCTCCTGGCCGGGGACGCAGGCGAGCAGCTCACCGAACGTCTTGCGCACCGACGAGGTCGTCCACTGTCCCAGGTGGACGACGCGGGTGCGGTTCTTGCGGGCCGCCTTGCGCAGCCGCAGGAACACGATCGGCGCTTCGTCCTCAGGCTCGAAGGCGACGCACAGGACCGTGCGGGCCCGCTCGATCTCGCCGAAGGTGACGCCGGACTCCGCCGTCACGCCCACGACCCGCGAGGTGAGGAACGCGAGCTCCTCGGCCGAGTGCGGGCGGGCGCGGAAGTCGACGTCGTTGGTGTGCAGGGCGACCCGGGCGAACTTCGAGTACGCGTAAGCGTCCTCGACGGTCAGCCGGCCACCGGGCAGGACGCCGACGCCGCCGTTCGAGCGGGCTTCGGTGAGGCCGGCGGCCGCGATGCGCAGCGCGTCGGTCCAGGACGCCTCTTCCAGCTCACCGCTGGCGGCGTTGCGGACCAGTGGACGGCGGATGCGGTCGTCGGCGCCGGTGTAGCGGAAAGCGAAGCGGCCCTTGTCGCAGATCCACTCTTCGTTGACCTCGGGGTCGTCGCCGGCCAGCTTGCGCTGAACCTTGCCGCGCCGGAAGTCGGTGCGCTCGGCGCAGCCCGACGAGCAGTGCTCGCAGACGCTCGGCGAGGACACCAGGTCGAACGGGCGGGAGCGGAATCGGTAGGCCGCGCTCGTCAGGGCCCCGACCGGGCAGATCTGGATGACGTTGCCGGAGAAGTAGGACTGGAACGGCTGGCCGGACGTCGTCCGCGACGCCAGGTCGAGCACGTCCGCCGTCTCCGCGGTGCCGATCTGCTGGTGGGCGCCGCGCTCGAGGAGCTCGATGAACGGGTCGCCGGCGATCTCGCGGGAGAACCGGGTGCAGCGCTGGCAGAGCACGCAGCGTTCGCGGTCCAGCAGCACCTGCGTCGAGATCGGCAGGGGCTTCGGGAACGTCCGCTTGGTGTCCACGAACCGGGACTCCGTGCGGCCGTGGGCCAGCGCCTGGTTCTGCAGCGGGCACTCGCCGCCCTTGTCGCAGATCGGGCAGTCCAGCGGGTGGTTGATGAGCAGCAGCTCCATCACACCCTGCTGGGCCTTGTCCGCGACCGGCGACGTCAGCTGCGTCTTGACGACCATGCCGTCGGCGACGGTCATCGTGCATGACGCCTGCGGCTTCGGCATCGGCCGGCCGCCCATCTCGACCTCGACCAGGCACTGGCGGCAGGCGCCCGCCGGGTCGAGGAGCGGGTGGTCGCAGAACCTCGGGATGACCGTGCCGAGGCGTTCGGCCGTGCGGATGAGGAGCTCGCCCTTCGGGGCGATGACCTCTTCGCCGTCGATGACCAGCTTGACGTGGCCTTCGGGGACCGGCGTCTCTTCGGTCTGAGGCTTGTCGGGGGCGATCGTCATGATGCCTGCGCTCCCACCAGTTCGCGCTTGGTGCTCTCACACAGAGCGAGGAATTCGTCGCGGAAGTACTTGATGCCGCTCTGGATCGGCGACACCGCGCCGTCGCCGAGGGCGCAGAACGACCGGCCGAGGATGTTGTCGCAGACGTCGAGGAGGGTGTCGATGTCCTCTTCGGTCCCGTGGCCCTCGACCATCCGCTCGAGGATCTGCGCCAGCCAGTACGTGCCTTCGCGGCACGGCGTGCACTTGCCGCAGGACTCGTGCTCGTAGAACTGCGTCCACTTCATCACGGCCCAGGGCACCGACACCGTCTCGTTGAAGACCTGCACGGCGGTCGTGCCCAGCATCGACCCGGCTTCCGCCGCGCCTTCGAAGTCCAGCGGAACGTCGAGGTGCTCCGCGGTGAACATCGGGGTGGACGAGCCGCCCGGGGTCCAGAACTTGAGCGGGATGCCGTCCTTCATGCCGCCCGCCATGTCGAGCAGCTCGCGCAGCGTGGTGCCGAGCGGGCACTCGTACTGGCCGGGCTTCTCGACGTGGCCGGAGATCGAGTAGATCTTCGGGCCGGGCGACTTCTCGCGGCCCATCTCGCGGAACCAGCTCGACCCGCCGTTGACGATGAACGGCGCGCTCGCGATGGTCTCGACGTTGTTTACCGTGGTCGGCGCGGCGTAGAGACCCGCGGCGGCCGGGAACGGCGGCTTGAGCCGCGGCTGGCCGCGACGGCCTTCCAGCGAGTCGAGCAGCGCCGTCTCTTCACCGCAGATGTACGCGCCCGCGCCGGCGTGGACGGTGATCTTGAGGTCGAAGCCCGAGCCGAGGATGTTCTCGCCCAGGTAGCCCGCCGCTTCGGCTTCGCGCACGGCCGCGTTGAGGCGGCGGATGCAGTGCAGCGCCTCGCCGCGGACGTAGATGAAGCAGTGGTTGGACCGCATCGCGTACGAGGCGATGATGCAGCCCTCGATCAGCGAGTGCGGGTCCGCCATCATCAGCGGGATGTCCTTGCAGGTACCCGGCTCGCCCTCGTCGGCGTTGATCACCAGGTAGTGCGGCTTGTCGAAGTTCGGCGGCATGAAGGACCACTTGATGCCGGCCGGGAAGCCCGCGCCGCCGCGGCCGCGCAGGCCGGAGTCCTTGACCACCTGGACGAGCTGCTCGGGCGTGCCGGCCAGTGCCTTGCGGACGGCGGTGTAGCCCTCGAGTGCCTCGTACGTCCCGATCTGCCAGGAGTTCGGGGACAGCCAGCGCTTCGTGAGGACCGGCGTAATGGGATCGGCCATTACTTCTTCTCCACTTCTGGGAGTGGGACATCGGAAGCCACCGGGGCGACCCAGCCGCGGTCCTGCGCGAGCTTCGCGCCCCGCAGCGTCTCGACGGCCTGCGAGGGACCGTCGACGTCCGCGCGGTACTGGCGCTCGTCCTCCGGGAAGAACCCGGCGAGCTGCAGTTCGGCACCCTTGAAGCTGGACAGCGGCGCACCGCGCGTCGGCGCCGGCTTCTTGCCCGCCCGCAGCGCGTCGACCAGTGCGACGGCCTTGTCCTCGGTCTGGTTGTCGAAGTACTCGTAGTTGACCTGGATGACCGGCGCGAGGTCGCAGGCCGCGAGGCACTCGGCGTGCTCGAGGGTGATCGAGCCCAGCTCGTTCGGCGTGCCCGCGGTCTCGTTGTGCCCCAGCGGTTCTTCCTCGGACCCGAGGTGCGCCTGGAGCTTCTTGTAGATCGCGTCGCCGCCCATGGCCGCGCACAGCGTGTTGGTGCAGACGCTCACGAGGTGCTCGCCGCAGGGCTTGCGCTTGTACATCGTGTAGAACGTCGCGACCGCGCTGACCTCGGCGTCGGACAGGTCGAGCTGCTTCGCGCAGAACGCGATGCCCTCCTGGCTGACGTAGCCCTGCACGGACTGCACGAGGTGCAGCATCGGCAGCAGCGCCGAGCGGGACACCGGGTAGCGGGAGATGATCTCCTGCGCCTGGGCCGTGGTGCCGGCGTCGAAGACGTCTTCGAGCGGCGTGTCTTCGATGATCCCGGCGGCCGCCGCGGGGTCCGGCGCGATGGCGACCACGTCGACGTCCGGCCCGGCCGCGGCGTGCGTCGTCACGGCGTCCTTCGAGCCGGGTTCGGGAACTGCTGTGCTCATCGGTCCACTCCCCCCATGACGGGGTCGATCGAGGCGATCGCGGCGATCACGTCCGCGACGAGGCCGCCTTCGGCCATTGCGGGCATCGACTGCAGGTTCACGAAGCTCGGTTCGCGCACGTGGACCCGCAGCGGCCGGGTGCCGCCGTCGGAGACCAGGTGCGCGCTCAGCTCGCCGCGCGGCGACTCCACCGAGGTGTAGACCTGCCCGGCCGGCACCTTGAAGCCTTCGGTCACCAGCTTGAAGTGGTGGATCAGGGACTCCATCGACTGGCCCATGATCTTCTTGACGTGCTCGAGCGAGTTGCCCATGCCGTCGCTGCCGATGGACAGCTGCGCGGGCCAGGCGACCTTCTTGTCCTCGACCATGACCGGGCCCGGCTCGAGCTTCTCCAGGCACTGCTCGATGATCTTGAGGCTCTCGTGCATCTCGTGCACCCGGATCAGGTAGCGCGACCAGCAGTCGGCACCGTTGTCCACGGGCACGTCGAAGTCGAACTCGTCGTAGCAGGAGTACGGCTCGGTCTTGCGCAGGTCCCACGGGAGGCCGGCGGACCGCAGCACCGGGCCGGTGACACCGAGCGCGAGGCACGCGTCGACCGGCAGGTAGCCCACGCCCTTGAGCCGGTTCCGCCAGATCGGCTGACCGGTGAACAGCTTGTCGTACAGCGGAAGGCGCTTCTTCATCGTCTTGACGAATTCGGTGACCTTCTCGACGTAGTCCGCCGGCATGTCCTGCGCGAGGCCGCCGGGGCGGATGAACGCGTGGTTCATCCGCAGGCCGGTCAGGTGCTCCAGCAGGTGCAGCACCTCTTCGCGCTCGCGGAAGCCGAGCGTCATCGCGGTGGTGGCGCCGAGTTCCATGCCGCCGGTCGCGATGTAGACGAGGTGCGAGCCGATCCGGTTGATCTCCAGCAGCATCACGCGAAGCAGCTGCGCGCGGCGCGGGGCCTCGATCTGCAGCAGCTTCTCGACGCCGAGGCAGTACGCCATCTCCGTCGAAAGCGGGGCCAGGTAGTCCATGCGCGTCACGAAGGTGACGCCCTGGGTCCAGGTCCGGTACTCGCAGTTCTTCTCGATGCCGGTGTGGAGGTAGCCGATGACCGACCGCAGCTGCGTGACGGTCTCGCCCTCCATCTCCAGCACGAGCCGGAGCACGCCGTGCGTCGACGGGTGCTGCGGGCCCATGTTGATGACCATGCGCTCGTCGTGCGCCGCGTCGGCGATGACGTCGTCCCAGTCGCCGCCGGAGACCGAGTAGACGCGGCCCTCGGTGGTGTCCCGCGAGTCGGCTTCGGGAACTTCGGTGGTGTCTTCGTTGATGGTCACGAGTACGACCTCCGCTGGTCCGGCGGCGGGATCTCCGCGCCCTTGTATTCGACCGGGATCCCGCCGAGCGGGTAGTCCTTGCGCTGGGGGTGGCCGTCCCAGTCGTCCGGCATCAGGATCCGGGTCAGCGCCGGGTGGCCGTCGTAGACGATGCCGAACATGTCCCAGGCCTCCCGCTCCTGCCAGTCGGCGGTCGGGTAGAGCCCGACCAGCGACGGCACGTGCGCGTCGTCGACGTCGAGGGTCACCTCGAGCCGGATCCGGCGGCGGTAGGTCAGGGACGTGAAGTGGTACACCGAGTGCAGCCGCTGCGGGACGTCGACGCCGTAGTCCACGCCGGACACCGAGGACAGCAGCTCGAAGCGGAGACCGCCGTCGTCGCGCAGCACCTTCGCGATCGCGGGCAGCTGCTCGCGGGCGACGTAGAAGGTGATCTCGCCGCGGTCGACCGTCGTCTGCAGGATCGCTTCGGCGGGGATCTTGTTGTCCGACAGCGCCGCGTAGAACTCGTCGGCGAACTGGTCGAACCAGCCGCCGTACGGGCGTTCGGCGGGCGCCGGGTTGTAGGCCGGGAGCCGGACACCGCCGTAGCCGGAGGTGTCGCCGGTGCCGTGGACGCCGAACATGCCCTGGCGTTCGCGGCCGGTGACGACGGGTTCGGCGGGGCGGGTGCCCGTCGGCTCGAGGCCGCCTTCGGGCCGGTCGGCGCTGGACTGCTCGTCGCCGGGTTGCGGGTTCTCAGTCATCGCTCTACTTCTTCGCGTACTTGATCGACGACGCGACGAGCTCGGTGCGGGCCCCGCTGGCGGCGCGGATGGCGGCGCGGCGGGCGTTGATCGGCTCGTCCTGGATCTTGGCGTGCAGCTTGAGGATCGCGTCCAGCAGCATCTCCGGCCGCGGCGGGCAGCCGGGCAGGTACATGTCGACCGGCACGATGTGGTCGACGCCCTGGACCACGGCGTAGTTGTTGAACATGCCGCCGGAGGAGGCGCAGACGCCCATGGCGAGCACCCACTTGGGCTCGGCCATCTGGTCGTAGATCTGGCGCAGGACCGGCGCCATCTTCTGCGTGACCCGGCCGGCGACGATCATCAGGTCGGCCTGCCGCGGCGTCGCGCTGAAGCGCTCCATGCCGAAGCGGGCGATGTCGTAGCGGGAACCGCCGACCGTCATCATCTCGATCGCGCAGCAGGCGAGCCCGAAGGTGGCCGGCCACATCGAGTTCTTCCGCGACCAGTTGACGAGACCTTCGAGGCTGGCCAGCAGGATGCCGTTGGGGAGTTTCTCTTCGAGGCCCATGGGTCTAGTTCCAATCCAGGCCGCCGCGCCGCCACACGTAGGCGTACGCGAAGCCGACCGTCGCGATGAACAGCAGGATCTCCACCAGGCCGAACGTGCCCAGCGCGTCCGCCTGCACGGCGAACGGGTAGAGGAAGACCATCTCGATGTCGAACAGGATGAACAGCATCGCGGTGATGTAGTAGGCCACCGGCATCCGCCCGCCGCCGACGAGCGGCTGGGGCGAGGGCTCGATGCCGCACTCGTACGCGGAGAGCTTGGCCTTGTTGTAGCGGCTGGGGCCGACGAGCGGGCCCAGCAGGACCGACAGCACGGCGAAACCGAGCGCCAGGACGAACAGGATCACGATGGGCAGGTAGGGCTTCAGGCTCGGGGCCTCTTGCGCCAGCTGCACCGTGTCGGTTCGGGTCAGCAACGTCAGCACGGGGTCTTCGCCATCCTTTCCGCGCCGATGCGGTTGTGCTTGTGGTGGGGAACCGCTTGGCCTCGTCGGCACCCTAAGGGACCTGGGTCACACCGCCGAGGGTCAGGGTCTCCTTACGGCCCGTGGCTGGACCTCAAGGTGCTTGTGAAATAGTTCACAAGCCACTCGTCGTGGATGTGAAGGGATTCACAAAGCATGGGGGGAGTCTAGGACGCGACTCACACTCTTGTCCCTAGGCCCCCGTGTTATAAGGGTGCCCTAAGTTCCGGCGCCATCGTTGTCACGGCGCGATGACGACGGCCGCGCGACCTGCGTGAAGGTGTCGCAAGATCGTTCCGTGGTCGGACAAAACGGACATCGAGGTGTGAGCTATCCCACTGGCCGCACGGCCAACTTGCTACGCCACTCGTGTGTCCGCGCGCGCAAAGGCCGGCACTTTCACGTGAAAGTGCCGACCGGGGGGCCGCACTTTCACGTGAAAGTGCGGGGTTGGCCGGGGTCAGCGCGGGGAGGGAGCAGCCTTCGCGAGGGCCGAGATCAGGCGGTCGACGCCGTCGCCGCCCTTGGCGTCGTAGCAGCCGGACAAGCCCTTGTAGACCAGCGGCAGGAGCTTGTTGATGCGCAGCCCGTACTTGGTGCAGGCGTGCATGATCTTCGGCTTGCCGATGATCTTCGCGAACACGTTGCCCAGCTGGTAGTAGCCGCCCATCAGCTCCCGCACCGCGCGCGGGTACGCCTCCAGCGCCCGCTCCCGCGAAGGCCCTTCGCGCCGCGCAAGCGCTTGCACGACGACCTCCGCCGCGATCTGCGCGGACTCCATCGCCGCCGAGATGCCCTCGCCGTTGAACGGGCTGACCATGCCGCCCGCGTCGCCGAGCAGCAGCAGGCCGTCGCGGTAGTGCGGGGTGCGGTTGAAGCCCATCGGGAGGCCGGCCCCGCCGACCTTGCCGATCGCGTTCTCCTCGCGGTAGCCCCACTCCTCCGGCGTCCCGTCGAGCCACTGGCGCAGCAGCGCGCGGTAGTCGGTGTTCCGGAACGAGGCCGACGTCGAGAGCATGCCGAGGCCGACGTTGACCGTGCCGTCGCCGAGCGGGAACGCCCAGCCGTAGCCCGGCAGCAGCTTCGGGTCGCGCGGGTCGGACTTGTCCCACAGCTCGAGGTGGCCCTCGATGAACGGGTCGTCGTGGCGCGGGCTCTTGTAGTACTGGCGCACCGCGACGCCCATCGGGCGCTTCTCGTTCTTCTGGATGCCGACGCTCAGCGCGAGCCGCGCGGAGACGCCGTCGCAGGCCAGGACGAGCGGCGCGTAGTACTTCACCGGCGTCCGCTCCGGGCCGACCTTCGCCTCGACGCCGACCACGCGCCCGGTCGCGTTCGTGATCGCGCCGGTGACGGTGGTGCGCTCGTACAGCCGCGCGCCCGCCTTCACCGCGAGCTTCGCGAGAAGGTCGTCGAAGTCGTGGCGGGTGCGGGAAACGCCGTACGGCGGGTAGCTCGTCAGGTCCGGCCAGTCGAGTTCCAGCGTGAGGTCGCCGGTGAGGATCCGCAGGCCGCGGCTGTGCACCCAGCCCGCGTCCTCGCTGGTGTCGATGCCGAGGTCGATCAGCTGCTTGACGCCGCGCGGGGTCAGGCCGTCGCCGCAGACCTTCTCGCGCGGGAATTCGGTCTTCTCCAGCAGCAGGACGTCGACCCCCGACCGGGCGAGGTAGGTCGCGACGGTGGACCCGGCCGGTCCGGCGCCGACGACGATGACTTCGGCGTCCTGGTCAGGGCTACGACGGCTCATAGACGCGAGTTTAGGCAGGCTTTCGCGCGCGGTGGATCGCCACGACGCCGAATGTGAGGTTCAACCACTCGACGTCGGCCCAGCCGGCGCTCGCGATGATCTCGCCGAGCGTGCGCTGGTCCGGCCAGGCCAGCATCGATTCGGCCAGGTAGGAGTAGGCCTCCGGGTTCGACGACGTCCGCTTGCCGACCCAGGTGAGCAGCTTGAGCATGAACCGCCGGTGGATGAACCGGATCGGGGCGAACGGCGGGGTCGAGACCTCGCAGATCACCAGGCGGCCGCCCG encodes the following:
- a CDS encoding geranylgeranyl reductase family protein; translated protein: MSRRSPDQDAEVIVVGAGPAGSTVATYLARSGVDVLLLEKTEFPREKVCGDGLTPRGVKQLIDLGIDTSEDAGWVHSRGLRILTGDLTLELDWPDLTSYPPYGVSRTRHDFDDLLAKLAVKAGARLYERTTVTGAITNATGRVVGVEAKVGPERTPVKYYAPLVLACDGVSARLALSVGIQKNEKRPMGVAVRQYYKSPRHDDPFIEGHLELWDKSDPRDPKLLPGYGWAFPLGDGTVNVGLGMLSTSASFRNTDYRALLRQWLDGTPEEWGYREENAIGKVGGAGLPMGFNRTPHYRDGLLLLGDAGGMVSPFNGEGISAAMESAQIAAEVVVQALARREGPSRERALEAYPRAVRELMGGYYQLGNVFAKIIGKPKIMHACTKYGLRINKLLPLVYKGLSGCYDAKGGDGVDRLISALAKAAPSPR
- a CDS encoding NADH-quinone oxidoreductase subunit B family protein, translated to MGLEEKLPNGILLASLEGLVNWSRKNSMWPATFGLACCAIEMMTVGGSRYDIARFGMERFSATPRQADLMIVAGRVTQKMAPVLRQIYDQMAEPKWVLAMGVCASSGGMFNNYAVVQGVDHIVPVDMYLPGCPPRPEMLLDAILKLHAKIQDEPINARRAAIRAASGARTELVASSIKYAKK
- a CDS encoding NADH-quinone oxidoreductase subunit D; its protein translation is MTINEDTTEVPEADSRDTTEGRVYSVSGGDWDDVIADAAHDERMVINMGPQHPSTHGVLRLVLEMEGETVTQLRSVIGYLHTGIEKNCEYRTWTQGVTFVTRMDYLAPLSTEMAYCLGVEKLLQIEAPRRAQLLRVMLLEINRIGSHLVYIATGGMELGATTAMTLGFREREEVLHLLEHLTGLRMNHAFIRPGGLAQDMPADYVEKVTEFVKTMKKRLPLYDKLFTGQPIWRNRLKGVGYLPVDACLALGVTGPVLRSAGLPWDLRKTEPYSCYDEFDFDVPVDNGADCWSRYLIRVHEMHESLKIIEQCLEKLEPGPVMVEDKKVAWPAQLSIGSDGMGNSLEHVKKIMGQSMESLIHHFKLVTEGFKVPAGQVYTSVESPRGELSAHLVSDGGTRPLRVHVREPSFVNLQSMPAMAEGGLVADVIAAIASIDPVMGGVDR
- a CDS encoding NADH-quinone oxidoreductase subunit C, with amino-acid sequence MTENPQPGDEQSSADRPEGGLEPTGTRPAEPVVTGRERQGMFGVHGTGDTSGYGGVRLPAYNPAPAERPYGGWFDQFADEFYAALSDNKIPAEAILQTTVDRGEITFYVAREQLPAIAKVLRDDGGLRFELLSSVSGVDYGVDVPQRLHSVYHFTSLTYRRRIRLEVTLDVDDAHVPSLVGLYPTADWQEREAWDMFGIVYDGHPALTRILMPDDWDGHPQRKDYPLGGIPVEYKGAEIPPPDQRRSYS
- a CDS encoding NADH-quinone oxidoreductase subunit A; its protein translation is MLTLLTRTDTVQLAQEAPSLKPYLPIVILFVLALGFAVLSVLLGPLVGPSRYNKAKLSAYECGIEPSPQPLVGGGRMPVAYYITAMLFILFDIEMVFLYPFAVQADALGTFGLVEILLFIATVGFAYAYVWRRGGLDWN